A region of Salinibacter sp. 10B DNA encodes the following proteins:
- a CDS encoding glycosyltransferase family 87 protein, giving the protein MQTLLSFGPRAGYGTAGGTGLLLFSLPLMAAQAWAWPGLVAASFAAMLGLVVLWQRDPLSKRQILWGALLLRIAFLPLLPGLTDDLYRYIWDGWLQMEGVNPYRYVPEHEALSNYQSSQIYPRLNSKPYYSVYPPLSQIFFAVGGWFYPYGWTVSYYVLKGLFAAAEFGGVVLLSRLTSARNLLLYAWNPLVLIETAGQGHTEALLLPLIVGGVWAVRKGRGRLASLAVTGAGLVKIYPFVLAPFLVRRYGWTAVWPGAVLAVGLSLPYAAPYTLPHLKASVDLFAELLEFNAGLYYLVKYVFWLLTGADWSKQIGPAFRYLFLASLPLLYVLDWRWNWSFRWACLLTIGLFLVLSTTVHPWYFLPVLALSVLHERPAWPWFWVGTCAIGTYLFYIDGPYWLWVNLGWGGAAVFGLWWYRIPLRTLMEDGVHAVRNRIPSP; this is encoded by the coding sequence ATGCAAACTCTTCTCAGCTTCGGTCCCCGCGCAGGCTATGGGACAGCCGGTGGCACCGGTCTTTTGTTGTTCAGCCTTCCGCTGATGGCTGCTCAGGCATGGGCGTGGCCGGGATTGGTGGCCGCGTCGTTTGCGGCTATGCTTGGGCTGGTCGTTCTCTGGCAGCGAGATCCGCTGTCGAAACGCCAAATTCTCTGGGGGGCGCTTCTGCTCCGAATTGCGTTCCTTCCCCTGTTGCCCGGACTGACGGACGATTTATACCGGTACATTTGGGATGGATGGCTGCAGATGGAGGGCGTAAACCCCTACCGGTATGTCCCCGAGCATGAGGCGCTCTCGAACTATCAGTCGAGTCAAATCTACCCGCGGCTGAATTCTAAGCCGTACTACAGCGTTTATCCGCCCCTCAGTCAGATTTTCTTTGCCGTTGGGGGATGGTTTTACCCGTACGGCTGGACGGTAAGCTACTACGTTCTGAAGGGCCTCTTTGCGGCCGCTGAGTTTGGCGGGGTCGTTTTATTGAGTCGCCTGACCTCGGCCCGCAATCTCCTACTCTACGCCTGGAATCCTCTGGTGCTCATCGAGACTGCGGGCCAGGGACACACAGAGGCGCTTTTGCTTCCGCTAATCGTGGGCGGGGTATGGGCCGTCCGAAAAGGAAGGGGGCGACTCGCTTCCCTGGCGGTGACTGGTGCCGGACTCGTAAAAATCTATCCGTTCGTACTTGCACCTTTTCTGGTGCGCCGGTATGGATGGACGGCCGTTTGGCCCGGCGCAGTGCTTGCCGTGGGTCTTAGTCTTCCGTACGCTGCCCCGTATACGCTTCCGCACCTCAAGGCGTCGGTCGACCTCTTTGCGGAGCTGCTGGAATTCAATGCGGGACTGTACTACCTCGTGAAGTATGTCTTCTGGCTCCTCACAGGGGCAGACTGGAGCAAGCAAATTGGCCCTGCGTTCCGCTACCTCTTTTTGGCGTCCCTTCCGCTGCTCTATGTCCTGGACTGGAGGTGGAACTGGTCGTTCCGGTGGGCTTGCCTACTGACGATTGGTCTCTTCTTGGTTCTTAGCACGACGGTTCACCCATGGTATTTTCTTCCGGTGCTCGCCCTGAGCGTTCTTCATGAGCGTCCGGCCTGGCCCTGGTTTTGGGTGGGAACGTGTGCGATTGGCACTTACCTCTTCTACATCGATGGACCGTACTGGCTCTGGGTCAACCTAGGGTGGGGTGGGGCAGCTGTCTTTGGACTCTGGTGGTACCGCATCCCCTTACGAACGCTCATGGAAGACGGCGTCCATGCCGTTCGAAATCGGATTCCGTCGCCGTGA
- a CDS encoding lycopene cyclase domain-containing protein, with amino-acid sequence MSYATFHLLFLAPPIILLWATLPQSLSSLGGWRAQWAIPLVAAIAFTYTTPWDNYLVAREVWWYGPDRVLATIGYVPVEEYLFFLLQPILTGLFTFQYLARASGNPTTRSSRGMWAGVVLFGGLSLLGVGLLISGAARGLYLGLILAWACPLLTGMWLYDGETLWAHRRVLLYAIGGPTLYLWIADATAIASGIWTIADAFTLGIAPVGLPLEEATFFLVTNCLVVKGILLLLFGEHDTLHHLQKIESAAPLDG; translated from the coding sequence ATGTCGTACGCCACATTCCACCTCCTTTTTTTAGCCCCACCAATCATTCTGCTCTGGGCAACGCTCCCCCAGTCGCTATCCTCCCTGGGAGGATGGCGGGCGCAGTGGGCAATCCCTCTCGTGGCGGCCATTGCCTTCACGTATACAACGCCGTGGGACAACTACCTCGTGGCACGAGAAGTCTGGTGGTACGGTCCCGATCGGGTGCTCGCAACCATCGGGTATGTGCCGGTTGAAGAATACCTCTTCTTCCTTCTTCAACCCATCCTAACAGGGCTGTTCACCTTTCAGTATTTGGCGCGCGCGAGTGGGAATCCGACGACCCGATCCTCACGCGGAATGTGGGCAGGCGTCGTTCTCTTTGGAGGACTTTCTCTGCTAGGCGTCGGTCTACTAATATCAGGAGCGGCGCGCGGGCTGTACCTCGGTCTCATCCTTGCTTGGGCCTGTCCACTCCTGACTGGCATGTGGCTCTACGACGGAGAGACCTTGTGGGCGCACCGACGTGTGCTCCTGTACGCCATTGGCGGCCCAACGCTCTACCTGTGGATCGCGGATGCAACGGCCATTGCGTCGGGCATCTGGACAATCGCGGATGCCTTTACCCTGGGCATTGCCCCAGTTGGACTTCCCCTAGAGGAGGCCACCTTTTTTCTCGTGACGAACTGCCTGGTCGTGAAAGGAATCCTTTTGCTTCTCTTTGGGGAGCACGATACCCTCCACCATCTCCAGAAAATCGAGTCCGCTGCTCCTTTGGATGGATGA
- the miaA gene encoding tRNA (adenosine(37)-N6)-dimethylallyltransferase MiaA: MTAPTPSSQEASGPFLTIAGPTAVGKTEISLDVAEALNAEIISADSRQVYRELTIGTAKPDADALDRVPHHFIGERSLHEPFSAGTYAEEANARIREILDRGRRPLIVGGATLYLHALQYGLADIPDVDDDVRERLEDRMETEGKEALYEELQRVDPTQAEKADPTKTQRVIRALEVYHGTGKPLTHYYENQPEPPFTYDTIVLNRERKALYDRINRRVDRMLEDGLMNEVRTVMEIDGVQLDEPPLSTIGYREPIQYLQGEIDDYDEMVRLVKRNTRRYAKRQLTWFRRYDEYTWMDASTTTPDDVLDYFASD; this comes from the coding sequence ATGACTGCTCCTACGCCCTCCTCACAAGAAGCCTCCGGTCCCTTCCTCACGATTGCCGGGCCTACGGCCGTCGGCAAAACCGAAATAAGCCTCGACGTGGCGGAGGCCCTCAACGCAGAAATCATCTCCGCTGATAGCCGACAGGTCTATCGCGAACTTACTATCGGTACGGCGAAGCCCGACGCCGACGCTCTCGACCGAGTGCCCCACCACTTTATTGGTGAGCGATCCCTGCACGAGCCGTTCTCGGCCGGAACATACGCGGAGGAGGCCAATGCTCGGATTCGAGAGATTCTCGACCGAGGACGCCGTCCTCTCATTGTTGGGGGAGCGACACTGTACCTTCACGCTTTACAGTACGGCCTTGCGGATATTCCCGACGTGGACGATGACGTGCGGGAACGATTGGAGGATCGCATGGAGACGGAGGGGAAAGAAGCCTTGTACGAGGAGTTGCAACGAGTGGACCCGACGCAGGCAGAAAAAGCAGATCCAACGAAGACCCAGCGGGTGATTCGTGCCCTGGAGGTGTACCACGGCACGGGGAAGCCCCTGACCCACTACTATGAGAATCAGCCGGAGCCTCCCTTCACGTACGACACAATTGTACTGAATCGGGAACGCAAAGCGCTCTACGATCGCATTAATCGCCGTGTAGACCGGATGCTGGAGGACGGCCTTATGAACGAAGTGCGCACCGTGATGGAAATTGACGGCGTTCAACTCGATGAGCCGCCTCTGAGTACCATTGGGTACCGAGAGCCCATCCAGTACTTGCAGGGCGAGATCGACGACTATGATGAAATGGTCCGTCTGGTAAAGCGCAATACCCGGCGCTATGCCAAACGTCAACTGACCTGGTTTCGTCGATACGACGAGTACACGTGGATGGACGCGTCTACCACCACGCCAGACGATGTGCTTGACTACTTTGCGTCGGACTAA
- a CDS encoding bacteriorhodopsin, which produces MLQELPTLSPAQFSLVYNMFSFTVATMAAAFVFFVMAQKNLAPKYRISMMVSALVVFIAGYHYFRIFNSWEGAYALNQSMGAYEPSGDPFNDAYRYVDWLLTVPLLVVELVLVMDLPKGESGWTAFKLGFAAALMIALGYPGEISGDASFFGTRGFWGFLSTLPFLYLLYVLFTELGDTIQKQSSEVATLLGNARLLLLFTWGFYPIVYMVPMAFSGYPTETPGTIVAIQVGYTIADVLAKAGYGVLIYNIARAKSIEEGFDVDEYAEPVTAGA; this is translated from the coding sequence ATGCTACAGGAACTTCCTACTCTGTCTCCAGCGCAGTTTTCGCTGGTGTACAATATGTTTTCGTTTACCGTTGCGACGATGGCAGCGGCGTTCGTCTTCTTCGTGATGGCCCAGAAGAATCTCGCGCCGAAGTATCGAATTTCGATGATGGTGTCGGCGCTTGTTGTCTTCATTGCTGGGTATCACTACTTCCGCATTTTCAACAGTTGGGAAGGCGCGTACGCGCTCAACCAATCGATGGGGGCTTATGAGCCCTCTGGGGATCCCTTTAACGATGCCTACCGCTACGTGGACTGGCTGCTTACCGTCCCCCTTCTAGTGGTAGAGTTGGTACTCGTAATGGACCTACCAAAGGGAGAAAGTGGCTGGACCGCCTTCAAGCTCGGCTTTGCGGCTGCGCTAATGATCGCGCTCGGCTATCCGGGCGAGATCAGCGGCGACGCCAGCTTCTTCGGCACCCGCGGTTTTTGGGGATTTCTCAGCACGCTTCCGTTCCTCTATTTGCTCTACGTGTTGTTCACTGAGCTAGGGGACACGATCCAAAAGCAGTCGAGCGAGGTGGCCACTCTCCTTGGCAATGCCCGCCTGCTCCTGCTCTTCACCTGGGGCTTTTACCCCATCGTGTACATGGTCCCGATGGCCTTCAGTGGATACCCGACGGAAACGCCGGGCACCATCGTTGCCATCCAGGTCGGATACACCATTGCTGATGTCCTGGCGAAGGCCGGATACGGAGTTCTGATTTACAACATCGCCCGCGCGAAGTCCATCGAAGAAGGCTTTGACGTGGATGAATATGCGGAGCCGGTGACTGCTGGTGCTTAA